From a region of the Haloferax volcanii DS2 genome:
- a CDS encoding helix-turn-helix domain-containing protein, which produces MADAPDMGELMETEDPNFGQVLACVFGIQSHESRTYLALLDNPGSTVAELAEVLDRDRSNVNRSLTTLLDKGLTERKRRLLDPGGYVYQYTATPLPEAKEMMHAALDEWAEDVHARIDAFGES; this is translated from the coding sequence ATGGCCGACGCACCGGACATGGGCGAACTGATGGAGACCGAGGACCCGAACTTCGGACAGGTCCTCGCGTGCGTCTTCGGCATCCAGAGCCACGAGAGCCGGACGTATCTCGCACTACTCGACAACCCCGGAAGCACCGTCGCGGAGTTGGCGGAGGTGCTCGACCGCGACCGCAGCAACGTCAACCGCTCTTTGACGACGCTCCTCGACAAGGGCCTCACCGAGCGCAAGCGCCGCCTGCTCGACCCCGGCGGCTACGTCTACCAGTACACGGCGACCCCGCTCCCCGAGGCCAAGGAGATGATGCACGCCGCGCTCGACGAGTGGGCGGAGGACGTTCACGCCCGCATCGACGCCTTCGGCGAGTCGTAG